A single Thermoanaerobacterium sp. RBIITD DNA region contains:
- a CDS encoding isoprenyl transferase yields MSFLFNQKKDVAKKTGEKIDMSNIPQHIAIIMDGNGRWAKKRGLVRSLGHRAGMEAVKRVVKASSEIGVKYLTLYAFSTENWKRPVDEINSLMNLLIEYLGREIDELNRNNVKINFIGDISKIPDKCKSKIEEAEKITMNNSGLVLNIALNYGGKDEIVNAVKNICKSILEGKLNLSDIDENVVSNNLYTAGQPDPDLIIRPSGELRISNFMLWQSAYSELWFSDILWPDFDKENLIDAIADYQKRNRRFGGI; encoded by the coding sequence ATGAGTTTTCTATTTAATCAAAAAAAGGACGTGGCTAAGAAAACAGGAGAAAAAATAGATATGAGCAATATACCTCAGCATATAGCTATAATTATGGATGGGAATGGTAGATGGGCAAAAAAAAGAGGATTAGTGAGAAGTCTTGGTCACAGAGCTGGCATGGAAGCTGTTAAAAGAGTTGTAAAAGCGTCATCCGAAATAGGTGTTAAATATCTAACACTATATGCTTTTTCAACTGAAAACTGGAAAAGACCTGTTGATGAAATAAATAGTCTAATGAATCTTTTAATAGAATATCTTGGAAGAGAAATTGATGAGCTCAATAGAAATAATGTTAAAATAAATTTTATAGGTGATATATCTAAAATACCAGATAAATGTAAAAGCAAAATAGAAGAAGCGGAAAAAATTACAATGAATAATTCAGGCCTCGTGCTTAACATTGCGTTGAATTACGGTGGAAAGGATGAAATTGTAAACGCAGTTAAAAATATATGTAAATCTATTTTGGAGGGTAAACTGAATTTATCAGACATTGATGAAAATGTTGTAAGTAATAATTTATATACAGCAGGACAGCCTGACCCTGATTTAATTATAAGACCAAGTGGCGAATTAAGGATTAGTAATTTCATGTTATGGCAATCGGCATATTCTGAATTATGGTTTTCTGATATATTGTGGCCTGATTTTGATAAAGAGAATCTTATTGATGCAATAGCTGATTATCAAAAAAGAAATAGACGATTTGGCGGCATATAA
- the frr gene encoding ribosome recycling factor — translation MGDLLKNTEEKMKKSLAVLKNELVSIRAGRANPSLLDRISIDYYGTMTPINKIASITAPEPKLIIIQPWDTSKISEIEKAIQKSDLNINPTSDGKIIRLVFPDLTEERRKELVKLVHKKGEEAKVAVRQIRREANDTIKKMDKNGEISEDERLKNEESVQKLTDKYIKEIDKVLEQKEKEIMEV, via the coding sequence ATGGGAGATTTATTAAAAAACACCGAAGAAAAGATGAAAAAGTCTCTTGCTGTTCTGAAAAATGAATTAGTGTCAATTAGAGCAGGTAGAGCTAATCCTTCATTGCTTGATAGAATTTCAATTGATTATTATGGTACTATGACACCTATAAATAAGATTGCTTCAATAACAGCTCCAGAACCAAAACTAATTATAATACAGCCTTGGGATACATCAAAAATATCAGAAATAGAAAAAGCCATACAGAAATCTGATTTAAATATAAACCCTACATCAGATGGAAAAATTATAAGGCTCGTATTTCCTGATTTAACAGAAGAAAGAAGAAAGGAACTTGTTAAGCTCGTACACAAAAAAGGAGAAGAAGCAAAAGTAGCTGTAAGACAGATTAGAAGGGAAGCAAATGATACTATAAAAAAGATGGATAAAAATGGAGAAATTTCTGAAGATGAAAGATTAAAAAATGAAGAAAGTGTACAGAAGCTAACAGACAAATACATAAAAGAAATAGATAAAGTTCTTGAACAAAAAGAGAAGGAGATTATGGAAGTTTGA
- a CDS encoding phosphatidate cytidylyltransferase, producing the protein MLKTRIASALIGLPLVFFALLMGGLYLRFFLIIISLIGLYEFYTVFDNIDIKPIKYVGYLSILFFYITEYSIKTADSIIIILMAIFAMPVLNKKYNIRDVSITIIGVLYMIFFSYIGKLRELDNGYLLVWFIFIISWLTDTSAYFWGKFLGKNKLCPSISPNKTLEGSIGGLIGAIIGSIVFTFLFYEKLKLNIFLVIVLSLIGSIVAQIGDLFASSVKRNCHIKDYGKIIPGHGGILDRFDSILYVAPYLYLFFTYVHR; encoded by the coding sequence ATGTTAAAAACAAGAATTGCAAGTGCGCTCATTGGGCTACCATTAGTTTTTTTTGCATTGTTAATGGGGGGCTTGTATTTAAGATTTTTTTTAATTATTATAAGTTTGATAGGTCTATATGAATTTTATACCGTATTTGACAATATTGATATAAAACCTATTAAATATGTCGGGTATTTATCAATTTTATTTTTTTATATAACTGAATATTCAATCAAGACTGCTGATTCAATTATCATAATATTAATGGCTATTTTTGCTATGCCTGTGTTAAACAAAAAATATAATATAAGGGATGTATCCATAACTATAATAGGTGTATTATATATGATATTTTTTTCGTACATAGGAAAACTAAGAGAATTGGATAATGGTTATTTACTTGTTTGGTTTATTTTTATTATCTCATGGCTAACAGATACATCAGCATATTTTTGGGGTAAATTTTTGGGAAAAAATAAGTTATGTCCTTCAATAAGTCCAAATAAGACTTTGGAAGGGTCGATTGGAGGCTTAATAGGAGCGATAATTGGAAGCATTGTTTTTACTTTTCTTTTCTATGAAAAACTTAAATTAAATATATTTTTAGTGATAGTCTTAAGCTTAATTGGAAGTATAGTAGCACAAATAGGAGATCTTTTTGCATCATCAGTAAAAAGAAATTGTCACATAAAGGATTATGGTAAAATAATCCCTGGCCATGGTGGAATTCTTGACAGATTTGATAGTATATTATATGTAGCACCTTATTTATATCTTTTCTTTACTTATGTACATAGGTGA